One Brassica oleracea var. oleracea cultivar TO1000 chromosome C7, BOL, whole genome shotgun sequence genomic window carries:
- the LOC106305036 gene encoding uncharacterized protein LOC106305036, whose protein sequence is MVRQRRKTEKEEEKREQEDGEHEDPKVQPRQRSVSKRNMQSLVIGLVGGALTLGAYSQTFVSPGQSIGAGLFVLFFGLLVSEGFISL, encoded by the coding sequence CAAAGAAGAAAGACAGAGAAAGAAGAGGAGAAGCGAGAACAAGAAGATGGAGAACATGAGGATCCGAAGGTGCAGCCGAGGCAAAGAAGCGTGAGCAAAAGAAACATGCAATCTCTGGTGATCGGACTCGTTGGAGGTGCGTTGACTCTCGGTGCTTATTCTCAGACGTTTGTTTCTCCGGGACAATCGATCGGCGCCGGTCTCTTTGTCCTCTTCTTTGGATTGCTTGTCAGCGAAGGTTTCATATCTCTTTAA